In the Engystomops pustulosus chromosome 2, aEngPut4.maternal, whole genome shotgun sequence genome, one interval contains:
- the STMN1 gene encoding stathmin isoform X1 — protein MACFSTDIKVKELEKRASGQAFELILSPPSTDAAPDLSVASPKKKECSLEEIQKKLEAAEERRKLHEAEILKQLAEKREHEKEVLQKAKEENNNFSKMAEEKLTTKMEAIKENREAQMAAKLERLQKLEKKGEELRKGKDLKEEAEN, from the exons ATGGCATGTTTTTCTACAGACATTAAGGTTAAGGAGCTGGAGAAGCGTGCCTCTGGCCAGGCATTTGAGCTGATCTTGAGCCCTCCATCCACTGATGCAGCTCCAGACCTTTCAGTTGCTTCACCAAAGAAAAAGGAATGTTCATTGGAAGAAATTCAAAAGAAATTGGAAGCGGCAGAAGAGCGGCGCAAG CTACATGAGGCTGAAATCCTAAAACAGCTTGCCGAGAAGAGGGAGCATGAGAAAGAAGTTCTGCAGAAAGCAAAGGAAGAAAACAATAATTTCAGCAAGATGGCAGAAGAAAAGTTAACAACCAAAATGGAAGCCATTAAAGAGAATAGGGAGGCCCAGATGGCTGCAAAACTGGAGCGATTGCAAAAATTG gagaagaaaggagaagAGCTCAGAAAGGGAAAAGACCTCAAAGAAGAGgctgaaaactga
- the STMN1 gene encoding stathmin isoform X2 — MSDADIKVKELEKRASGQAFELILSPPSTDAAPDLSVASPKKKECSLEEIQKKLEAAEERRKLHEAEILKQLAEKREHEKEVLQKAKEENNNFSKMAEEKLTTKMEAIKENREAQMAAKLERLQKLEKKGEELRKGKDLKEEAEN; from the exons ACATTAAGGTTAAGGAGCTGGAGAAGCGTGCCTCTGGCCAGGCATTTGAGCTGATCTTGAGCCCTCCATCCACTGATGCAGCTCCAGACCTTTCAGTTGCTTCACCAAAGAAAAAGGAATGTTCATTGGAAGAAATTCAAAAGAAATTGGAAGCGGCAGAAGAGCGGCGCAAG CTACATGAGGCTGAAATCCTAAAACAGCTTGCCGAGAAGAGGGAGCATGAGAAAGAAGTTCTGCAGAAAGCAAAGGAAGAAAACAATAATTTCAGCAAGATGGCAGAAGAAAAGTTAACAACCAAAATGGAAGCCATTAAAGAGAATAGGGAGGCCCAGATGGCTGCAAAACTGGAGCGATTGCAAAAATTG gagaagaaaggagaagAGCTCAGAAAGGGAAAAGACCTCAAAGAAGAGgctgaaaactga